The genome window GCCGAACCCGGCGAAGAGGCCGACAACCGGGTTGAGCAGCACGACGGGGAGTCCGACGAGCAGGAACAGCCCCATCGCCTTGAGCACCGCCCCCGGCGCGCCACGGTGTCGGGACCCGAATGCCAGCACCAGGAACGTCAGGGGGACGAGCGCGAGCCCGAACGCCACCAGGTCGGCCGGGACGGGATCGCCGGCGTGCGAGGCGCCGAGCGCGGTGACGATGGGCCAGTAGGCGAACTGCATCACCAGGCTGGCGGCGATGATCGCCAGCCAGCGACGGCGGGGAGACAGCTCCCCGCCGCCGAACAGCGTCCCCATGCGTCAGCCCTTCACCGCACCCGCGGTCAGGCCCCGGACGAAGAAGCGCTGGAGCGAGAAGAACACCACCATGGGCAGACCCATCGTGACGAACGCCGCCGCCGGCAGGATGTGCCGATTCTGGCCGAAGGCGCCCTGCAGGTCGGCCAGCGCCAGCTGCAGCACCCGGACGTCGGCGGTGCCGCCGAGGAAGACCAGGGCCACCAGCAGGTCGTTCCAGACCCACAGGAACTGCAGCGTGGCGAACGCCGCCAACGCCGGGACCGAGAGCGGCACCACGAGGCGGGTGAAGATCTGCATGTGGGTGGCGCCGTCGACCCGGGCGGACTCGATGATCGAGGACGGCAGCGAACCGACGTAGTTGCGCAGCAGGTAGATCGCCAGCGGGAGCCCGAACCCGGTGTGCGCCAGCCACATGGCCGGGAAGCTGCCCTGCAGCTGCAGCGCGGGGAAGATCGTGATCCCGAACAGCTCGACGCCGTTCTGGTACAGGCGCAGGATCGGGATCAGCGCCACGTGCAGCGGCACGGCGATCAGCGCGACGACGCCGACGAAGAGCAGGTAGCGGCCCTTGAAGTGCATCCACGAGAACGCGTATGCCGCGAACATGGCGATCGTGATCGGGATCACGGTGGAGGGGATGGTCACCGCCAGGCTGTTGATGAACGCGTTGCCGAAGCCCCGCGACTGGCCCAGGACGGTGGCGTAGTTGTCCAGCGTCCACTGGCCCTCGGCGAAGGGTCGGATGAACGCCGTCCACCAGCCCTCGGAGTTGATGTAAGAGCGGGTGCGGAACGACGAGATGAACAGGCCGACGGTCGGGATCAGCCAGATCGCCACGATCACGATGACTGTGATCCGGACGAACCAGCCGCTGCCCGAGGACTTCGTCCCGGTCGGCCGCGGCGCCGCGGTGGTGGCCTCGGGGGCCGAGGTGGTGGCGGTGCTCATCGGATCTCCTCCTCGGCGCGGAAGCGCTTGATGTTCCAGATCATCACGGGCAGGACGAGCACGAACAGCATGGTCGCGATCGCCGCCCCCTGGCCCTGGTCGCGGAAGGTGAAGAACCAGCGGATGAAGCGTTCGGCGATCACCTCGGTGCCGTCGCGACCGCCGGTCATGACCCAGACGATGTCGAAGATCTTGAGGACGTTGATGATCATCGTCGTGGTGACGACCACGATGGCCGACATGATCGAGGGCACGGTGATGCGCCAGAACACCTGCAGTTCGGTGGCGCCGTCGATGCGGGCGGCCTCGAGGATGTCCTCGGGGACGCCCTTGATCGCCGCCGACAGGATCACCATGGCGAAGCCGGTCTGCATCCAGACCATGATGATCATCAGGAAGAAGTTGTTCCAGGGGTAGATGGCCGTCCACGACACGGGGTCCTGGCCCAGTGCGGTCAGGATGCCGTTGAGCAGACCGGTCTGGTTGCCGAACGCCTGGAAGTCGTAGATGAAGGCCCAGACGACGCTGGCGCCCACGAACGAGATCGCCATCGGCAAAAAGATCAGCGACTTCGCCAGCGACTCGCCCTTGCGCAGTCGGTCGGCGAGGACGGCGAAGACCAGGCCGATGCCGACCGCGAGCCCGGGCACCACGACCATCCAGGCGAGGGTGTTGAGCACCGAGCGGCGCAACGAGGGGTCGGTCCAGATGCGTACGAAGTTGTCGGTGCCGATCCATTCGTTGCCGCGGGCGTCCTGGAACCCGAGCATGATGGTGCGGATGGCGGGGTAGAGCAGGAAGATGCCCAACAGGATCAGTGCCGGTCCGACGAACACCCACGGCCGCACGGTCTCCTGGAACCGGAGCGGCAGGCCGTCGGTGAGGCGGTCGAGCAGCACGAACAGCGCGAAGACCCCGACGACCCCGATCAGGAGGGCGACGCTGACCACGAGCGCGGCGTTGGCGTCGGTGCCACGCATCCACTCGAACGCCGCCAGCGACAGCACGGCCGTCAACAGCAGCAACCCGCCGCTGATGGCGACCTTGGCCCGGTTCATGCCCCCCGGTGGCCGGATCCCCTCGTCCGACAGCTCCTCGTCGTCGACCTGGGTCGTCGGCGGTGGCGGTGACGTCGTCACGGCAACTCTCCCTCGCGCGTTGCACCTCCCGGCACGCTAGCCATTCGCGGCCGGCGCGTGCGCGGATTCCCGGACGTGTCGGGCACGGATCGGGGGCGCCGCGATCGCGGCGCCCCCGATGGTCATGCCGGACTCAGCTGGACGGCCAGCTGTTCTGCACCTCGGTCAGCAGCGACTCGATGTCGCCACCGCGCATCCACTCGTTCATGGCGTTCCAGAACGAGCCGGAACCGACCTGGGGCGGCATGAGGTCCGACGCGTCGAAACGCGCCGTGCCCTCGCGCAACGCGCTCAGGGTGGACTCGGCGGCCGTCGCGACCACCTCGTCGTCGTAGCAGTCCGCCGTGGTGTTGACGTTCGGCGAGATGCGGGCCACGTCCTCGAAGCTGCCCTGTGCGCACTGGGCGTCCGTGTCGGTGAAGACGCGGATGAACTCGCGGACCTCGGGACGGTCGTCGAAGACCGTGGCCAGCTCGCCGGCGATCAGGGCGCCGTCGTTGCCGTCGATCGAGGGGAACGGGAACACGCCGTAGTCGGTGCCGAACTCCGCCCCGTCGGGGAAGAAGTTGGTGATGAACGACGCCTGACGGTGCATCAGGGCGTCGGGCTCGTCGCCGATGATGGCCGCGGGGGCGTCACGGAAGTCGATGTCGGGGATCGCCGACTTGCCGCCGACCACGAAGCCCTCGCCGTCGAGGATGCGGTCGAACGTCTCGGCCGCCTCGACGATCGCGGGGTCGTCGAAGGGGACCTCGTTGGAGACCCAGCCGTCGTAGGTCTCGGCACCGGCCTGGCGCAGGACGATGTCCTCCATCCAGTCGGTCGCCGGCCAGCCGGTCGCGTCGTCGGAGCCGGTCCCGATCGCCCAGGGCGTGTAGCCGTCGGCGACCATCTGCTCGGACAGCGAGATGAGGTCGTCGAAGGTCTCGGGGATCTCGTAGCCCTCGGCCTCGAAGACCGGGATGTTGTACCAGACCAGGGACTTGAAGTTGACGTTGGTCGGGATGCCGTAGTGCTCACCCTCGTACTCGCCGAGCGAGAGCAGGTAGTCACCGAACCGCTCTTCGAGTTCGGCGATGTCGAAGCCCATGGACTCCAGCGAGATCGCGTTGCCCTGCGCCGCCTGGTCGACGACCGCGCCCGGCTGCGGGTAGATCGCGATGTCCGGCGGGTTGCCGCCGTCGATGCGGATCTGGACCTGCGACTCGAAGCTGTCCGAACCCTCGTAGACGGCGTTGGCGCCGGTGGGCTCGTTGAAGTACTCCTGGATGACGGCGTTGATGGCGTCGCCCTCGACGCTGGTGGGAGCGCCGAAGACGGTCACCTCGGTGCCGCTGAGGTCGCCCTCCTCACCGGTGGCGGTGTCCCCGTTGTCGTCGTCGCCACCGCCGCAGGCGGTGAGCGCAAGTGCGGACGCGGCCAGAGCCGCGACCAACCTCTTCGTGTGGCGCATACGTGTCGACCTTCTTCCCCTGCGCCGGGATCCGGCGCTCGTGGACGTGTCCGCTGGCTCTGCCTCGAGCGGGCGGGCAGGATGGCGCGGGAGCCAACCTACGATCGCCACCGTAGGCCTTCGATCGCCGGAACGGGACCGGTTGCAACCTTTCCGGTGCCTCAGCGCGCGCGGACAGGCGCTGCCGGGGCGCGCCATTGACAGGGCGCGCCGCGCCGACCACACTGTGGGAGCGCTCCCACGCCCCTGGCGGGGAGCGCTTCGTGCGTCCGGGTGGCAGGACCGGTCCGAACGCGACGGCCGACCGCGCAGACGAGGATGCTCATGACGATCGAGGCAGCGGCACTGCCACCGGCGATCTACGGCGTGGCGACCTCCAGCTACCAGATCGAGGGGGCCACCGACGTCGACGGCCGCGGCGACTCCATCTGGGACACCTTCGGTCGCGTGCCCGGCAACGTGGTGGGCGGCGACACCGGCGAGACCGGCTGCGATCACTACCACCGCCTGTCCGAGGATCTCGACCTGCTGGCCTGGCTCGGCGTGGACAGCTACCGGTTCTCGATCGCCTGGCCCCGGGTCCTGCCTGACGGCGAGCGCGTCGAGTCGCGGGGGCTCGCCTTCTACGACCGTCTCGTCGACGGCCTGCTCGACCGCGGCATACGACCCCTGGCCACCCTCTACCACTGGGACCTGCCCCAGGCGTTGGAGACCGCCGGCGGCTGGGCGTCGCGTGAGACCGTCGAGCGGTTCGCCACCTATGCCCGGGTCGTGGCCGAACACCTCGGCGACCGCGTCGGCGACTGGTCGACGCTGAACGAGCCCTGGTGCTCGGCCTTCCTCGGCTACGACGTCGGCGTCCACGCCCCGGGGGTCCGTGACCCCGCCCGGGCCATCGCCGCGACCCATCACCTGCTGCTGGCGCACGGCCGCGGCACCCGCGTCCTGCGGGACGTGCTCGGCCCGGACGCGAGCATCGGCCTGGTGATCAACCCCGCGCCGGTACGACCTGCGTCCGACGCCGCCGAGGACGTCGAGGTGGTCGCCCTCGCCGACGGCATGCGCAACCGCGTGTGGACCGATCCCGTCTTCCGCGGTGTCTACCCCGACGACGTGCTGGCGGCGTGGGAGCCGCTCGCCGACCTGGCGGCCCTGCACCGCGACGGCGACCTCGACGAGATCGCCGCTCCCGTCGACGTGCTCGGCATCAACTACTACACGCCGCTGTACGTGGGTGCACGCGCCGCCGGCCACGAGGGCGCGTCACCGGCCGGACCCGGTCAGGACCACGTCGTCGAACTGTCCGGTCCGCCGCCGGCGTCGGCGATGGGCTGGAGCATCGACCCGACCGGCCTGTACGACCTGCTCACCCGCCTCGACGCCGACTACGACGTGCCGATGGCGATCACCGAGACCGGCGGTGCGTTCCCCGACGCCCCCGACGAGGACGGCCGCGTCGACGACACCGACCGCATCGCCTACCTCGACGGCCACCTCGAGGAGTTCGCCCGGGCCGCCAGGGACGGGGTCGACCTGCGGGCCTTCTACGTGTGGACGCTGCTGGACAACTTCGAGTGGGCCGAGGGGTACCGGCGTACCTTCGGGATCGTGCGCGTCGACCGCGACACGATGCGACGGATCCCCAAGCGCTCGGCGTACTGGTACCGCGACCTGCTGGCGGCGCGGACCGTGCGCCCGACGGGGTGAATGCGCCGCGGCGCGCCGGCGCGCCGACGCTCGAGGCGGTGGCGGCGCGCGCGGGCGTGTCGCGCTCCACGGTCAGCCGGGTCGTCACCGGCCATCCACGCGTCTCGCCGGAAGCGCGCCTGGCGGTGGAGTCGGCGGTCGCCGAACTGGGCTACCAGCCCAACCGGGCCGCCCGTTCGCTCGCGACCCGGCGCACCGGCACGGTGGCCCTCGTGGTCCGCGAGCCCGAGGAGCGCGTGTTCGACGAGCCGTTCTTCGCCGGGATCGTGCGGGGCGTGAGCCGGGCGATGGCCCGCACGGACCTGCAGCTGGTCCTGCTGCTCGCGGGTGCCGAGCCGGCGGCCCCGGACGGGGTGGACACCGACGCCCTGGCGCGCGTCGAGCGGTATCTGCTCGGCGGACACGCCGACGGGGCGCTGTTGTTGTCGCTGCACGCCGACGACCCACTGCCGGGCCGTCTGCGGGCGGCGGGCCTGCCGGTGGTGGTCGGCGGCCGCCCGCCGAAGGACGACGCAATCGTGTCCTGGGTCGACGCGGACAACCGCGGTGGCGGGGCGCTCGCCACCGGACACCTGCTCCGGCGTGGCCGGACCACCGTCGGGGTGTTGACCGGTCCCGCCGACATGGTCGCGGCACGTGACCGCCTCGCCGGATTCCGAGACGCGCGGCGGGACGCGGGCCGCGCGCCGGCGCCCGAACTCGAGGAGACCGGCGACTTCACACGCGCCGGGGGAGCGCGGGCCATGGCCCGGCTGCTGCGACGTGTTCCCGACCTCGACGGCGTCGTCGTCGCCTCGGACCTCGCCGCGCTGGGCGCCCTCCAGGCCTTGGCGGCGGCCGGGCGGAAGGTGCCGGCCGACGTCGCCGTCGTCGGATTCGACGACTCCCTGGTCGCCGCGTCGGCGCAGCCGCCGTTGACGACCGTGCGGCAGCCCGTCGAGCAGCTGGGCGTCCGCATGGTGGAGCTGCTCGGGACGCAACTCGCCGGGGACCCCGCGCTACGCCACGAGATCCTGCCGACCGAGCTCGTGGTCCGCGCCAGCGGCTGACATGGCGTGGTCCGCGCCAGTGGCGCAGATGGTGTTGACGTCGGCGTCGAAATCCGGTGGGGGCCGCTCGCTCGGGCCGCGGGCGGGCGGGGCCGTGCTGCGGTGGTGAGACTCTTGCGTACCAATCGGTCCGCGACCGCTCGACCGCGACGCAACAGCGGTGCGTGACCGTGCCGATGCCGGCTCGTTGCTCGACGTGAACGTCGGTCCCTGCGCCTCGTCCGATGGCGCACTGCTCGAAGGAGTCCCCATGCAGGCCCGCCCCGCCGCCGTCCTGGGCGGCAACCGCACGCCGTTCGCGCGGCAGAACGGCCCCTACGCGCAGGCGAGCAACAGCGACCTGCTGTCGGCCGCCATCGAGGGGCTGGTCGCCCGCTTCGCATTGCAGGGGCAGCGTGCCGGGGAGGTGGTCGCGGGGGCCGTGCTCAAGCACAGCCGCGACTTCAACCTGACCCGCGAGGTCGTGCTCGGGTCGTCACTGGACCGCGCGACGCCGGCGTACGACGTCCAGATGGCGTGCGGCACCGGCCTGCAGGCCGTCGTCAACGTCGCCAACCGGATCGCGCTGCACCAGATCGACTGGGGTATCGCCGGGGGCACCGACACGACCAGCGACGCCCCGCTGGCGGTCGGGGACGACCTGCGGCGACTGCTCATCCGCCTCAACGCCGCCCGGACGGTGCAGGAGCGGCTGAGGATCGTGGCCGGCTTCCGCCCGGGCCACCTGCTGCCGGAGATGCCCCAGAACGTCGAACCCCGGACCGGGTTGTCGATGGGCGAGCACGCCGCGATCACCGCAGCGGAGTGGGGCATCACGCGCGAGGCGCAGGACGCCCTCGCGCTCGCCAGCCATCACCACCTCGCCGCCGCCTACGACCGCGGTTTCCTCGACGACCTCGTGACCCCGTTCCTCGGCCTGCAGCGGGACCAGAATCTGCGCCCCGACAGCTCCCTCGACGACCTCGCCAGGCTGAAGCCGGTGTTCGGCCGCGACCTCGGAGACGCCGCCACCATGACCGCCGGCAACTCGACGCCCCTGTCCGACGGCGCCTCGGCCGTGCTGCTCGGCAGCGACGACTGGGCCGCGGCCCAGGGGCTGCCGGTGCTGGCCCACCTCACCCACGCCGAGACCGCAGCCGTCGACCATGTCCACGGCGGACCCGACGGCAGCCCGGCCGAGGGCCTGCTGACGGCGCCGGTCCACGCGGTTCCACGCATGCTGGACAAGGCGGGGCTGCGGCTGCAGGACTTCGACGTCTACGAGATCCACGAAGCCTTCGCCTCCACGGTGCTCGCGACGCTCGCCGCGTGGGAGGACGAGCAGTTCTGCAAGGAGCGGCTCGGACGCGACGAGGCGCTCGGCGCGATCGACCGCGACCAGCTCAACGTGACCGGCTCGTCGTTGGCCGCGGGCCATCCCTTCGCCGCGACGGGCGGCCGGATCGTCGCCACCGCCGCGAAGCTGCTGCACGAGCGTGGCGGTGGTCGGGCGCTGATCTCGATCTGCGCCGCCGGTGGCAACGGCGTCGTCGCCATCCTCGAGAAGTAGCCCGAGCCGTCCCGCCCCTGTCCGGCCTTGCAACGCCATGAAGGAGCCGTCCCGTGCCCGACCGCTACCAGCAACTCGTGACCTCCCCACTCGGCCGTCAGGTGGCCGACGCGTTCAGCCTGCCGGTCCCCGAACCCTTGCGCCGCTACGAGCCGGGACAATCGCTGATCGAGGGTCTGGCGCTCGTCGGCGAGGCCAAGGGTGGGCGGCTGCTGCCTGCCGCTCTCGGGGTGTTGGAGGCCGCGGAGGCCGACGTGCGGCGCACGGTCGACGACAGCGCCAACCCCTACGGCGCACTGGTCTTCGACGCCAGCGGCATCGACGACAGCGGACGCCTGCGCGAGCTGTACCAGTTCTTCCACGCGGTGGTCCGCCGGACCGGCCCGAGCGCCCGCCTGATCGTGCTCGCTGCCGCCACCGACGAGGGCGACGCCCGGACGCGGACCGCCCAGCGGGCCATCGAGGGCTTCACCCGTTCGCTCGGCAAGGAGCTCCGGCAGGGTTCGACCTGCAACCTGGTGCGCATCGCGCGGGGCGCCGAGGACCGGGCGGCGTCCACGCTCGCCTTCCTGCTGTCGGCGAAGTCGGCGTTCGTCGCCGGCCAGGTGGTGACGCTGCGGCCCACCGACGAGTCACCGGTCGAGCTCGTCGACCCCGCCCGGCCGCACGCCGGTCGGGTCGCGCTGGTGACCGGTGCGGCCCAGGGAATCGGGGCCTCGATGGCGGCCGTACTCGCTCGGGACGGGGCGCATGTCATCTGCGTCGACATCCCCGCCCAGGGCGAGGCGCTGGCACGCGTCGCCAACCACGTCGGCGGCAGCACCCTGCACCTCGACGTCACCGCCGCGTCCGCGCCGGCCACGCTGGTCGACCACCTCCGTGGGCGTCAGTTCGCCGAGGCCGGGGCCGGGGGCGGGCCGGGCATCGACGTCGTCGTGCACAACGCCGGCATCACCCGCGACAAGACGCTGGCCGGCATGGACGACGAGCGCTGGGACCAGGTGCTCGACGTCAACCTCTCGAGCCAGGAACGCCTGGACGAGGCCCTGCTGGAGGCGGACCTGCTGCGGCCCCACGGTCGCGTCATCGGCGTGTCGTCGATCGGTGGGATCGCCGGCAACCGGGGCCAGACCAACTACGGCACCAGCAAGGCCGGCGTCATCGGTCGCGTCGAAGCGCTCGCGGACGAGCTGGCCGGTCGCGCCGCGACGATCAACGCCGTCGCGCCGGGGTTCATCGAGACCGCGATGACGGCGCGGATGCCGGTCGGCGTACGCGAGGCGGGCCGCCGCATGAGCAGCCTCGGGCAGGGCGGGCGTCCCGTCGACGTCGCCGAGGCCGTGTCCTGGCTCGCCGACGTCCGCTCGGGAGCCGTCAACGGGCAGGTCGTGCGTGTCTGCGGCCAGAGCCTGCTGGGAGCCTGACGTGCGCCGCACCGCCGCCGACCAGGACACCGACGCCCCCATCGAACTTCCCGCCGTGCCGTCGCTCGGTCGCCTCTACGCCCGATCGCTCCGCGCCCTCGTGCCGCCGCCGTTGCCAGGCCGACCGTCCGATGTGCTGCCCGGCCGCTCGGTCGAGGTGGGCGACGTCGAGGTCGGCCCGGACGAGGTGGCCGCCTATGCGCGCGTCTGTGGGTTCGGCCTCGCCGACGAGGTGCCGCTGACCTATCCACACGTGCTGGCGTTTCCGCTGGCCATCCACCTCATGGTCGCCGACGACTTCCCCTTCGCCCTTCCCGGGCTGGTCCACGTCGCCCAGCGGATCCAGCAGACGTCGGCCGTCCGGGTCGGCGACCACCTCGACGTGCAGGTGCGGGCAACGGCACTGCGGCCGCACCGCAGAGGACGCCAGTTCGACGTCGTCGCCGAGTTCGCGCGGGACGGGCGCGCGGTGTGGACGGGCACCAGCACGTACCTGCGGCGCGGCGGGAACGGCGCGCCGTCGGACGCGCTCCCGCCGGACGGTGCCCCCACCGCCGACGCAGGCGAGGGCGGTGCCGATCGTGCGGCTGCGACCAACGGACCGGCCACCGCGACCTGGCGCCTGCCCGGGGACCTCGGCCGGCGCTACGGCGCCGTCTCCGGTGACCGAAACCCGATCCACCTGTGGCCCGTGACCGCCCGCCTCGGCGGCTTCTCGCGTCCCATCGCCCACGGCATGTGGACCGCGGCGCGTTCGGTCGCCGCCGTCGCCGACCGCATCGCCGGCCCGGCCGATCTGCAGGTCGCTTTCAAGCAACCCCTGCCGCTGCCGTCGACGGTCGCGCTGCGCGTCGAACGCGACGGCACCGCGGCGCGCTTCCGCCTGCACGACCGATCCGGCCGCTGCCTGTTCCTGACCGGCACCCTCGACGCCCCGGAGGACCTTCGATGAGCGCCACCGAGCACCTGCCCGAGCTCGACCCGGACGGCGTGACCGCCGAGCGGGTGCAGGCCCACCTCGACGGCCGCTGGGCCGACGTCCGCGCCCGCACGCGCGACGAGCTGCGACACCCGTTGCTGCATCCGCGCCCGGGGTTGACCATGGAGGAGCATCGCGAACGCACCCTCGAGCAGGCGCACCACCTCGCGAAGACCGACGGTCCACGCCTGCTCTTCCCCGAGGAGTACGGCGGTGGTGGCGACCTCGGCGGCGCCCTGACGTCCTTCGAGGTGCTCGCCCACGGCGACCTGTCGCTGCTGGTCAAGGCCGGGGTGCAGTGGGGGCTGTTCGGCGGCGCGATCATGCAACTCGGCAACGACGACCACCGCGCGACCTACCTCCCCGACATCATCACCCTCGACCTGCCCGGCTGCTTCGCCATGACCGAGACCGGGCACGGCTCCGACGTGCAGTCGTTGCGGACCACCGCGACCTTCGACGTCGACGCGCAGGAGTGGGTGATCGACACCCCTGACGAGGACGCGCGCAAGGACTACATCGGCAACGCCGCCCGCGACGGGAGGATGGCCGCGGTGTTCGCCCAGCTCGTCACGAAGGGTGCGTCCCATGGCGTGCACTGCTTCCTGGTGCCGATCCGCGACGAGGATCACCAGCCGCTGCCGGGCGTGACGATCGAGGACTGCGGCCACAAGGGCGGCCTCAACGGCGTCGACAACGGCCGACTGAGCTTCCACGGGGTTCGCGTCCCGCGCGAGAACCTGCTCGACCGCTTCGGTCACGTCGATGAGGACGGCACGTACGCCAGCCCGATCGAGAACGCCACCCGTCGGTTCTTCACGATGCTCGGCACGCTGGTCACCGGCCGCGCGAGCATCTCCGGCTCCGGCCTGTCGGCGGCGAAGACGGCGATGACCATCGCGGTCCGCTACGCCGGTGTCCGACGCCAGTTCAAGGCACCCGACACCGAGCGCGAGGTCGTGTTGTTCGACTTCCGGCAGCATCAGCGCCGCCTGCTGCCGCTGCTGGCCCACACCTATGCGCTGCACGCCGCGCAGCAGCACCTGCTGCACCTGCTGCACGAGTCGTTCGACGTCGACGTCGCCGCCGACGAGCTGCCCGACCGGCGCGAGCTCGAGGCGTTGGCCGCCGGCATCAAGACCGCGACCACGTGGCACGCCAGCAACACCATCCAGGTCTGTCGCGAGGCCTGCGGTGGCAACGGCTATCTGTCCGAGAACCGCCTCACGGAGCTGAAGGCCGACACCGACATCTTCACCACCTTCGAGGGCGACAACACCGTCCTGCTGCAACTGGTGGCCAAGGGGCTGTTGACCGACTACCGCGACGACTTCGGGTCGCTCGACACCCTCGGCACCGTCCGTTTCGTCGCCGACCAGGTGGTCGAGACGCTGGTCGAGCGCACCGCCGCCCGCCAGGTGTGGCAGTCGATCACCGGGATCGTCAGCCGTGACGAGGACACCGACCTGCACGACCGCGCGTGGCAGCTGCAGACGCTCGCGTGGCGCGAACAGCACGTCATGGCCGGCGTCGCCCGGCGCCTCAAGGCCGGCGTCGACGCGGGTCGCGACGCCTTCGACGTCTTCAACGAGGTCCAGGACCACGTGCTGCTGGCCGCCCGGGCCCACGTCGACCGCGTCGTTCTCGAGCGTTTCGCGGCCTCCGTCGACGCGTGCGAGGACGCCGAGGTGGCGGCGCTGCTCGACCGGCTCTGCGACCTGCACGCCCTGGCCACCATCGAGACGGAGCGCGGTTGGTTCCTCGAGCACGGGCGGTTCAACGCCCAGCGGTCGAAGGCCATCACGGCGGCGGTGAACGGACTGTGCACGCAGCTGCGTCCCTTCGCCGAACTGCTGGTCGACGCGTTCGCGATCCCCGACGAGGCCGTCGCGGCACCGATCGCCCTGGGTGCAGAGCACGCCCGTCAGCGGCAGCGCGAGGCCGCCGCGCAGACCTGACCTCGGCGCCCCTACGCGGAGCTGTCCGCGACGCTGCCGACGATCTGGGTCGCGACGTCACGGACGGTGCGATTGGTCGCCTCGGCGGCGCGCTCGAGCAGCGCGCCGGCCGTCTCCGGATCGCAACCCCGCTCGGCCATCAGGACCCCGACGGCCTGGTGCAGCACCGCGATGGCCTCCAACTGCTGCTGCAGCTGCTCGGACAGGCGTTCTGCGGCGAGGTGGGCCCGCGCGTTGGCGAGGGTGGCGGCCAACGACGGCGCGAGACGGTTGCACAGCCGACGGGTGTCGGGACCGATGCCGGC of Egicoccus sp. AB-alg6-2 contains these proteins:
- a CDS encoding 3-oxoacyl-ACP reductase — protein: MPDRYQQLVTSPLGRQVADAFSLPVPEPLRRYEPGQSLIEGLALVGEAKGGRLLPAALGVLEAAEADVRRTVDDSANPYGALVFDASGIDDSGRLRELYQFFHAVVRRTGPSARLIVLAAATDEGDARTRTAQRAIEGFTRSLGKELRQGSTCNLVRIARGAEDRAASTLAFLLSAKSAFVAGQVVTLRPTDESPVELVDPARPHAGRVALVTGAAQGIGASMAAVLARDGAHVICVDIPAQGEALARVANHVGGSTLHLDVTAASAPATLVDHLRGRQFAEAGAGGGPGIDVVVHNAGITRDKTLAGMDDERWDQVLDVNLSSQERLDEALLEADLLRPHGRVIGVSSIGGIAGNRGQTNYGTSKAGVIGRVEALADELAGRAATINAVAPGFIETAMTARMPVGVREAGRRMSSLGQGGRPVDVAEAVSWLADVRSGAVNGQVVRVCGQSLLGA
- a CDS encoding carbohydrate ABC transporter permease produces the protein MSTATTSAPEATTAAPRPTGTKSSGSGWFVRITVIVIVAIWLIPTVGLFISSFRTRSYINSEGWWTAFIRPFAEGQWTLDNYATVLGQSRGFGNAFINSLAVTIPSTVIPITIAMFAAYAFSWMHFKGRYLLFVGVVALIAVPLHVALIPILRLYQNGVELFGITIFPALQLQGSFPAMWLAHTGFGLPLAIYLLRNYVGSLPSSIIESARVDGATHMQIFTRLVVPLSVPALAAFATLQFLWVWNDLLVALVFLGGTADVRVLQLALADLQGAFGQNRHILPAAAFVTMGLPMVVFFSLQRFFVRGLTAGAVKG
- a CDS encoding ABC transporter substrate-binding protein; translated protein: MRHTKRLVAALAASALALTACGGGDDDNGDTATGEEGDLSGTEVTVFGAPTSVEGDAINAVIQEYFNEPTGANAVYEGSDSFESQVQIRIDGGNPPDIAIYPQPGAVVDQAAQGNAISLESMGFDIAELEERFGDYLLSLGEYEGEHYGIPTNVNFKSLVWYNIPVFEAEGYEIPETFDDLISLSEQMVADGYTPWAIGTGSDDATGWPATDWMEDIVLRQAGAETYDGWVSNEVPFDDPAIVEAAETFDRILDGEGFVVGGKSAIPDIDFRDAPAAIIGDEPDALMHRQASFITNFFPDGAEFGTDYGVFPFPSIDGNDGALIAGELATVFDDRPEVREFIRVFTDTDAQCAQGSFEDVARISPNVNTTADCYDDEVVATAAESTLSALREGTARFDASDLMPPQVGSGSFWNAMNEWMRGGDIESLLTEVQNSWPSS
- a CDS encoding acetyl-CoA C-acetyltransferase, yielding MQARPAAVLGGNRTPFARQNGPYAQASNSDLLSAAIEGLVARFALQGQRAGEVVAGAVLKHSRDFNLTREVVLGSSLDRATPAYDVQMACGTGLQAVVNVANRIALHQIDWGIAGGTDTTSDAPLAVGDDLRRLLIRLNAARTVQERLRIVAGFRPGHLLPEMPQNVEPRTGLSMGEHAAITAAEWGITREAQDALALASHHHLAAAYDRGFLDDLVTPFLGLQRDQNLRPDSSLDDLARLKPVFGRDLGDAATMTAGNSTPLSDGASAVLLGSDDWAAAQGLPVLAHLTHAETAAVDHVHGGPDGSPAEGLLTAPVHAVPRMLDKAGLRLQDFDVYEIHEAFASTVLATLAAWEDEQFCKERLGRDEALGAIDRDQLNVTGSSLAAGHPFAATGGRIVATAAKLLHERGGGRALISICAAGGNGVVAILEK
- a CDS encoding GH1 family beta-glucosidase, translating into MTIEAAALPPAIYGVATSSYQIEGATDVDGRGDSIWDTFGRVPGNVVGGDTGETGCDHYHRLSEDLDLLAWLGVDSYRFSIAWPRVLPDGERVESRGLAFYDRLVDGLLDRGIRPLATLYHWDLPQALETAGGWASRETVERFATYARVVAEHLGDRVGDWSTLNEPWCSAFLGYDVGVHAPGVRDPARAIAATHHLLLAHGRGTRVLRDVLGPDASIGLVINPAPVRPASDAAEDVEVVALADGMRNRVWTDPVFRGVYPDDVLAAWEPLADLAALHRDGDLDEIAAPVDVLGINYYTPLYVGARAAGHEGASPAGPGQDHVVELSGPPPASAMGWSIDPTGLYDLLTRLDADYDVPMAITETGGAFPDAPDEDGRVDDTDRIAYLDGHLEEFARAARDGVDLRAFYVWTLLDNFEWAEGYRRTFGIVRVDRDTMRRIPKRSAYWYRDLLAARTVRPTG
- a CDS encoding LacI family DNA-binding transcriptional regulator; translated protein: MAARAGVSRSTVSRVVTGHPRVSPEARLAVESAVAELGYQPNRAARSLATRRTGTVALVVREPEERVFDEPFFAGIVRGVSRAMARTDLQLVLLLAGAEPAAPDGVDTDALARVERYLLGGHADGALLLSLHADDPLPGRLRAAGLPVVVGGRPPKDDAIVSWVDADNRGGGALATGHLLRRGRTTVGVLTGPADMVAARDRLAGFRDARRDAGRAPAPELEETGDFTRAGGARAMARLLRRVPDLDGVVVASDLAALGALQALAAAGRKVPADVAVVGFDDSLVAASAQPPLTTVRQPVEQLGVRMVELLGTQLAGDPALRHEILPTELVVRASG
- a CDS encoding carbohydrate ABC transporter permease; its protein translation is MTTSPPPPTTQVDDEELSDEGIRPPGGMNRAKVAISGGLLLLTAVLSLAAFEWMRGTDANAALVVSVALLIGVVGVFALFVLLDRLTDGLPLRFQETVRPWVFVGPALILLGIFLLYPAIRTIMLGFQDARGNEWIGTDNFVRIWTDPSLRRSVLNTLAWMVVVPGLAVGIGLVFAVLADRLRKGESLAKSLIFLPMAISFVGASVVWAFIYDFQAFGNQTGLLNGILTALGQDPVSWTAIYPWNNFFLMIIMVWMQTGFAMVILSAAIKGVPEDILEAARIDGATELQVFWRITVPSIMSAIVVVTTTMIINVLKIFDIVWVMTGGRDGTEVIAERFIRWFFTFRDQGQGAAIATMLFVLVLPVMIWNIKRFRAEEEIR